From Flavobacterium sp. 102, a single genomic window includes:
- a CDS encoding T9SS type A sorting domain-containing protein: MKYFCFWLMTLFVCPICVANPIALDLTVPTMPTLANISVCDDDYDGFALFDLTVQSTVILNVQTGVTSDYQITYHESSTDAQVGGGGIGSPSIYYNIQSTAQTIYVRIRNVNTNEVAFGQFQIIVNPKTHATGPQSLSTCDTDGNPYNGIMALNLTMFAPAILNGQNPNLYTVRYFTTQANADAGITPIIPSTNYVATNGQTIWVRVENNSTGCYALTTINIQVETSPNPVINTVNNVNIICVDFMTGTVVSPLTLDSGVANSSSYSFQWYENGALIAGVNNHTYIVDTPDLTGATRDYSVTVTSNSPLGCTATAAPFSVIQSGQAAIVQAVPAGYNVINLSGVQSIIVSVSGYGIYEYSLDIGPRQASNVFENVSLGLHVVTIWDSEGGLNYSCDPLIITDVAIVESEVPAPTGLTTQTLAPGATLANIAVNGTNVQWYASATDKNETALPLPLSTLLVDDTTYYATQTINGIESEAKLPVTVQLILGTTSNDILSIQYAPNPVKNSLTLSSGVVLKSVVIYTILGQKILERSFSDNNVTMDLSTLTSGNYFLKVEGETGQKTLRIVKE; encoded by the coding sequence ATGAAGTATTTTTGTTTTTGGTTGATGACATTATTTGTGTGTCCTATTTGTGTTGCAAATCCTATAGCGCTGGATTTAACTGTTCCTACAATGCCAACATTGGCAAATATATCTGTGTGTGATGATGATTATGACGGATTTGCTCTGTTTGATTTGACAGTTCAAAGCACAGTAATCTTGAACGTCCAAACGGGAGTTACATCAGATTATCAAATTACATATCATGAAAGTTCAACCGATGCACAAGTTGGAGGTGGTGGGATAGGAAGTCCGAGTATTTATTATAATATTCAATCAACCGCGCAAACTATTTATGTGAGAATTAGAAATGTTAATACTAATGAAGTAGCTTTTGGTCAATTTCAAATAATTGTTAACCCAAAAACTCATGCTACAGGACCACAGTCATTATCAACTTGTGACACTGACGGGAATCCATATAATGGTATTATGGCACTTAATTTGACAATGTTTGCTCCCGCAATATTAAATGGTCAGAATCCTAATTTATATACTGTCAGATATTTTACCACTCAAGCAAATGCAGATGCTGGAATTACTCCTATAATTCCATCCACAAATTACGTTGCTACAAATGGACAGACTATTTGGGTAAGAGTTGAAAATAATTCAACAGGATGTTATGCTCTTACTACTATAAATATACAAGTAGAGACTAGCCCTAATCCTGTAATTAATACAGTTAATAATGTAAATATTATTTGTGTAGATTTTATGACCGGTACTGTAGTTAGCCCTTTGACATTAGATAGTGGAGTTGCAAATTCATCTTCTTATAGTTTTCAATGGTATGAAAACGGAGCTTTAATTGCGGGTGTTAATAACCATACTTACATTGTAGATACTCCAGATTTAACCGGAGCGACTAGAGATTATTCCGTTACTGTAACATCGAATTCTCCATTAGGATGTACTGCAACTGCAGCACCATTTTCTGTTATACAGTCCGGTCAGGCAGCTATAGTTCAAGCGGTTCCTGCTGGCTATAATGTCATTAATTTATCAGGAGTGCAAAGTATTATTGTTTCTGTAAGCGGTTATGGTATTTATGAGTATAGTTTGGATATTGGTCCCCGACAAGCGAGTAATGTTTTTGAAAATGTTTCTTTAGGATTACATGTGGTTACTATTTGGGATAGTGAAGGAGGATTAAATTATAGTTGTGATCCGTTGATAATAACAGATGTAGCAATAGTAGAGTCAGAAGTCCCTGCGCCAACAGGCTTAACTACCCAAACATTGGCTCCCGGCGCAACATTAGCCAATATTGCTGTGAATGGAACCAATGTCCAATGGTATGCTTCGGCTACTGATAAAAATGAAACAGCGCTTCCTTTACCATTAAGCACATTGTTGGTCGATGATACGACCTATTACGCGACACAAACCATTAACGGTATAGAAAGTGAAGCAAAATTACCTGTGACGGTACAGTTGATATTGGGAACAACCAGTAATGATATTTTATCCATCCAATATGCGCCCAATCCGGTTAAGAATAGTTTGACTTTATCTTCAGGTGTGGTTTTAAAGTCGGTAGTGATTTATACTATTTTGGGACAAAAAATATTGGAGCGATCATTTAGTGATAATAATGTGACAATGGATTTAAGCACTCTAACTTCCGGAAACTATTTTCTAAAAGTGGAAGGAG